CCACACAGCCTGGGAGGCTCTCAGAGCCAGCAACTTCTCACTTcacagaggcagagggaaaagcaaagcGTGCCAGGAAATGCCAGATTTGTCTAGTGCTTTTCACAGATGCCAGGGAAAGCCTGATGTTCCCTGCATGGCAGAGAAACCTTcagctgtccccacactgtgctgctctctTTTGGCAGTGAGCATCCTGGGGCCTCTCACCACCCCAGAGCACCAGCTCTCCAAGACACCCTCGTCcagctccctgtcccagagGGTCCGCTCCACCTTCAGCAAGACCACCCCCAAGTGAGTGCCAGGGCGTGCTGTCATGCCATGTTTGGGATGACTGCAGGGGATTTTGGGTGCTCTAGGAGAGCTGAGACATTTGGGGGCACTTACTACTCAGTGAGCCCTCCCTTAATCTGTGCTGTGGCGGGAGCAGCAGGTTTGGGTAACAAGCATCCTCTCATGGCAGGGAGAGGAACATTGTTTGGGAGGTGGGTGAGATTTGGGTGAATGTTCCCTGGAAATGGGAGAGTGTTGAACCTTTATGTCCGGAATTCCAAACTGATATTCTTGTGTTTCTCTTGAATTAGATTTGGGAGCAAAAGCAAGTCAACAACCCAGTTTGGGCATCAGGGTAACTTCTTTGCCTCTCCTATGCTGAAGTGAAGACCTGGGAGTTGGTCTTGTCCTGGCATTTGCACACCAATGCTCACAAGTAGAAGAAATGCAGGTTGTCTCTGTGGCCCCTGCCAGCTTATATGAAATAATGTTTTGCCTTTTATCTTTCTGCTTAACTGAGacttttaatgggattttatagtgcaatttatttttattatctaaTGCTGTGCTGAATGTAGTACTGGTGAAGACAGTAACAAGCAGGATTTGTTTAGTGTTAATCATTAAAAAAACTCTAGAGAACTGGCTTTTTCACTAACATCTGTTTTTCTCCCTGTGTGAAATAGAGCAGTCACAAAATGAGGGTCAGTTGGATGGGGTTTTCAGGACTGTAGGATGTTCTTGGCACAGCAGTGTCTGAACTTTGTCAGAATCGAGGCTTTCCATCAGCACGGTCTGTCCCACCTGGCTGGTGGTGCAGCTGGAATCCTGAGGATGGCAGTGTTGGACTGGGCTGGTGGGCAAAAGCCTCTCTTCAATGAACTGCCCGAGGGACTGTGGCTCCTCTAAAGGAGCATTGCTGGTACTGAGTTTGCAGGGGGAATTCCACAGAGGAGGGTGTAGATGCAAAGCCAAAGGATTCCTGGGCAGCCCAAAGGAATTGTGCTGCTCATGCTGGTgaggggagggggtgggagTCCTGCTTTCCCAGGTCAGGATCTGGGACCTTGCCCAGTGCTGTGTGAAGACACCTGTGCAACACACAGAGTTTATCAAGTGGCTGTTTTTACTGAGCTTTGGGAaactgtcctggctgtgcagtTCAGTAAATCCTGATGTTTTACACAACCCACAGTTCTGTGTTCTCTGGCTCGTGGCTTTAACTTGTGTATTTTCACCAGGCATGTGTGGCCTCACTggaggctgaggggctgctctctgccctgagGACTGATCCCAGccagctttgctgctgggggcaggatcctgccctgggctctggctcCTGGCTCCAGGGGACGGCGGAGGATGGCAGGTTTGGTCCCCACTGTCGTGCTGGGAGGTGAAATAGCCATGGGTAGGAGTGCTGGCCTGGcatgtttctctctctccccttgtGAGGTCTGGGGGTGAAGTGTTTGCTCAGTGGTGCTGACCCAGTGCTGGGGCCCCCGAGCAAGGGGGTGTTTCTGGCCCTGGGTTCTCAGACACACCAGGTGTGCAAGAGAGGGGCACTAAGGTGTGTTTTCCTTGCCCTGATTCTGGTTCTGGGCACACCTGGTCCTTTCCTGGAGCATCTTCTCCCAGACTAGGTCCTTGTCTGTTCCTCACTGGAGCAGAAACACGGCCACTGCTGGTGGGACCTGCTGGGGGACATCTGCCCTGGTCCCTGTGGCACTgctctgtggggacagggagcttTGGGGACGTCTGAGGAAGCCACCCCCactcaggcactgctgggcacaaaGGTGACCCTGGCAGTGCTTGGGCAGGTGACTGGGATGGGGGGtgcctgcctgtccctgcaggtaAGGCCACAAATTCCAAGTGGGAAGGGCCTGGGGGATGGAGAGTGAGAACAGTGAGGAGAGGGTGGATCTTTGGCATTCCATGCTCTGGATGCTTTAGGCTGCAAGAAGACACCAGCAAGAAGAAATCAtgcagagaaatatttattaatcaaagatttttaaaagcctcaGTTTAGCTCCAGAAACAGGGATGAAAATATTACTCCTGGTGGGAACCAGTACAAAAAAGCTCCTGGTTTATGTCCAGGCAGGGGCAGGCATGTGTGTGCTTCTGAGGATTAATGCAGATAAAATCACCCCTGTGGGCTCCTTAATCAACAGCATTTCATGCATTTGGACAGGCCAGTGACCATCTGTGTCCTGCACAGAAGGACTTCACCCTCATCATGGCTCCTCACTGATCTTGTGGAGGAATTCACCTGGTTCATTGCAAATGGTAGAATTCTTATCATTAACGAGTTGATTTCTCACATTGCCCTAATCAGCATTTGATTCTGGTCAGTGGCAGCTCCAAGGGAGAGATGCAGGTCCACACCTGCAGAAGATTGGGCTCAGACCCTCTAAGACAAATTCTTCcctcttgtttttgttttcattccctctgggagcagcagctcacagcagcaTGTGGAAGGTCTGGGCTCTTGGTTACCCACGGCTGGGCCTGGATTTGAGGCTGAGCAATGGGACGGCGTGAGGAGCTGACAGAACCACCAGGTCCACGTGAGGGATGGGcctgctgtgcagagccagacaGTCCTTTTGGCCTTTAGCCTTGGGAAAAGTCATGCCAAATTCTCTGTGTGGGCTGGGGTGATCCTCATCCTCTAAACCTAGTGCTACACGCTCCCTGGGTAGTGCTGGTCGGCCTCTTGGAGGAAGTGGTAGATGGCGTTGGCAGCCCTGGTGTCACCCTTCCACTTGTAGGCCTGAGCCATCTTCAGCAGCCTGCGCCCACAGTCCCTCCTGTGGTCTGTCTGCACGGGAATTTTGTAGCATTCCATGAACTTGGCTTTTGCCTTCTCCTGGGATCCTCCTCGGTAGAGGAAGTACTTTCCCCACGAGAGACTCAGGGCTTGCTGGCATCTGAGGCTCAGGGTGTCgattttcttctgcagctccatgtagatctctttttcctttgctgggTCTCTCACACCAATGaactctgccagctgcagcttggCAAGTGTCAGGTCAAGGTCTGGATGTGTCTGAACAATTTGCTGGAGGTCCTTGATGGCTTTACAGCGTATCTTATTCTTGTCTTCCTCCTTTGCTTTGAGCCACTGTTGCTTGTAGCAGTTGGCCAAGGCCTGGTAGAGGAGGTGGTAACCTGGGGCCTGCTGCAGGCCTTGCTGGATGATCCCAAAGGCTTGCTCAGTCGACCGTGGCATCCAGAACAAAGCTGATAGTTTGAGGACCTCGGGGTCAGAGCTTTTCTCTGCACATTCTTTAACTAAGCCAATTGACTTTTTCCCATCTACTTTTTCAAGTAGCCTGGCCAAATATATTTTGGCTCTGTAGTTATCTGGCTGCTCGTTGACGATTCTTTCCAACTGGATTCTGGCTTCTCTTTCAATATCAGCTTGCCAGAAGAAACTCCAGGAGGAATGGAGAGCCATTGCAAGCCCAGTGCGGAAGGAGCTGTTCTCTGGTTCCAGCATCAAGGCCGTGTGGAAGCACTCCCTTGCCCGCTCCCCGTTTCGGGTTCTGATCGCCAGCAGGGACCAGCCCTTGA
This Haemorhous mexicanus isolate bHaeMex1 chromosome 33, bHaeMex1.pri, whole genome shotgun sequence DNA region includes the following protein-coding sequences:
- the LOC132340793 gene encoding interferon-induced protein with tetratricopeptide repeats 1-like yields the protein MAAGKLSKEQLKEKLDALQCHFTWMLSVESCSPQHLLQKLDVDIKHTAHKNKVALLALQAYLHQLNKQSEEALQSLRAAEEHTEEEQPASAAGSLIIYGNYAWVHYLQGSYQEAETCLRQLWELCPTPWDVRLIAHTQALKGWSLLAIRTRNGERARECFHTALMLEPENSSFRTGLAMALHSSWSFFWQADIEREARIQLERIVNEQPDNYRAKIYLARLLEKVDGKKSIGLVKECAEKSSDPEVLKLSALFWMPRSTEQAFGIIQQGLQQAPGYHLLYQALANCYKQQWLKAKEEDKNKIRCKAIKDLQQIVQTHPDLDLTLAKLQLAEFIGVRDPAKEKEIYMELQKKIDTLSLRCQQALSLSWGKYFLYRGGSQEKAKAKFMECYKIPVQTDHRRDCGRRLLKMAQAYKWKGDTRAANAIYHFLQEADQHYPGSV